The DNA window CGACCCAAAAAACGAACCGTCGCCAACTTaccgacggaaatttccgtcggtAAGTTGACCTGGACCTGTCGGTATTTTGGTCGGGTTGACCGACCAAATACCgacacatttagcgacggacatttccgtcgctaaatcagcGACGGAactgtccgtcgctaaatgtagtCGCAAAATTGgactatttagcgacggattttccgtcgctaaatagtcCAATTTTGTCGTTTTTGagcattttagcgacggaatatccgtcgctaaaagctcATATGTGGTcgctaattttttgtttttttggcaGAAAATTCCCGTTTTTCGGCATTTTTCGATTTTCCCTGTTTTTGAATAGACCCGTTAACTAATCAAAGACAGACACAATAGAcaacaacaaataaacaaaaaccgaaacacaaataaacataaaccgaaaccgttatatataaataaacggtAAAAAAGTATACAATTCGATAAATACTAAATAAGTCAAAATATGCAAACTGTATTATAAAAATCCAAGTCCAAATACTATATTACCCCAAACTAGTAGTGTCGTCAGCcggtggaggtggaggtgggGGAAACTGCGGTCGTAACTCCGGTGGGAGTGTAGTCATCAGTCGCGCAAgctcagtacggatccgctcgtcgaaacccgcctccacagtacggATCCGCTGCTCGACCCGCTCTTCAAAACCTGCCTCCACAGTACGCATCCGCTGCTCGAGTCGCTCCTCAACCTCTCTAGCAATGCGCTGCTCGATCTCCTCACTAACGACCGCCTGCTGCTGTGACTGGGATGATCCGCCGCGGCGCAATCGGCTGCTCTGGCCGATGTAGGATGCTGAAGCCGAACCAATACCGTAGACTCGCTGCTTCTTGATTGCCTCGAGAGACAAAAACAGCTCGTTCTCGTCGATCGGCTCTGGAGTCGACGAACTCCCTTCTCCAGCCGCCTGAGACTGGGTCGCTGCAGCAAGCTCTGCCTGGAAACGGTCCtgagaataaaaatacaaatttatagtttagtaaaactttataaaaatacttcacaaatattagtttaaacctacatt is part of the Mercurialis annua linkage group LG3, ddMerAnnu1.2, whole genome shotgun sequence genome and encodes:
- the LOC126672239 gene encoding uncharacterized protein LOC126672239, translating into MKPDKKEGSVSADTWASWKRDWDTAEAKKKSEVARANRLSEPSGAGTGPVRHTAGSRSATRHKTVMTEELGREPTLAELHVRLHLTKADRTVFVDKRSKDKNDRFQAELAAATQSQAAGEGSSSTPEPIDENELFLSLEAIKKQRVYGIGSASASYIGQSSRLRRGGSSQSQQQAVVSEEIEQRIAREVEERLEQRMRTVEAGFDERIRTELARLMTTLPPELRPQFPPPPPPPADDTTSLG